Genomic DNA from Streptococcus uberis:
TTGCGGAGAATTCCACACAAAGCTTGCGACTTTTAGATATTGGAACTGGTAGCGGAGCCATTGCTATTAGCCTCAAAAAAGAGCGTCCAGATTGGGATGTTTTTGCTTCTGATATTTCTCCAGAAGCTTTGGCTTTAGCAAACTACAATGCAGAGCAGTTAGGGTGTCAGATTACATTTGTGGAATCAGATATTTTTAGGTCCATTACAGGAAGCTTCGATATAATTGTTTCCAATCCACCTTATATCGCCTTTGAGGATAAGGAAGAAGTTGGGATAAATGTCTTGGAATCAGAGCCACACTTAGCCCTTTTTGCGGAGGAAAATGGCTATGCCATCTATCGAAAAATCATAGAAAAAGCCGCTTTCTACCTCAAAGAAAATGGAAAGCTTTACTTCGAAATAGGCTACAAACAGGGAAAAGTCATAAGGGAAATGTTAGAATCAAGCTTTCCTCACAAAAGGGTACGTCTGTTACAGGATTATTTTGGAAAGGATAGGATGATTTGTCTTGATTGAAGAATTTGAAGAAATTTTAAATAATGGTGGCGCCTTGGTTTTACCAACTGAAACAGTTTATGGTATTTTTGCGAAAGCATTAGATGAAACTGCTGTTAATCATGTTTATCAACTTAAAAAACGGCCTAGAGATAAAGCTATGAATTTAAATGTTGCTGATTATCAGACTATTTTAGAGTTTTCAAAAGAGCAACCAAGTTACTTAAAGGATCTGTTTGAGGCTTTTTTACCTGGTCCCTTAACCATAATTTTGAAAGCAAATAATAAGGTTCCCGTTTGGATTAATTCTGGGAAAAGCACT
This window encodes:
- the prmC gene encoding peptide chain release factor N(5)-glutamine methyltransferase — protein: MNYAKQLKAYGDQLEAIGEDRENLVYVLRELKKWSTLDFIQHQNREVTPEDQELLKAIMAELNQHRSPQYIVGQAYFRDLVLSVDERVLIPRPETEELVDLILAENSTQSLRLLDIGTGSGAIAISLKKERPDWDVFASDISPEALALANYNAEQLGCQITFVESDIFRSITGSFDIIVSNPPYIAFEDKEEVGINVLESEPHLALFAEENGYAIYRKIIEKAAFYLKENGKLYFEIGYKQGKVIREMLESSFPHKRVRLLQDYFGKDRMICLD
- a CDS encoding L-threonylcarbamoyladenylate synthase, whose amino-acid sequence is MEEFEEILNNGGALVLPTETVYGIFAKALDETAVNHVYQLKKRPRDKAMNLNVADYQTILEFSKEQPSYLKDLFEAFLPGPLTIILKANNKVPVWINSGKSTVGFRLPNHSLTADLIKKTGPLIGPSANISGNESGKEFASIQAAFDHEVAGYEDDQAITGQDSTIVDLSGEKAKILRQGALTVDELKKVVPQLVFES